The genomic stretch AGGCATTGACATTTGAGCTGCTGGGAAAATGTCACCAATTACCCTTAAAACACTTCAAGGGTTACCTGCTTTCCCACACTATCTAAACATCTAGCTGTAGGAGAAGAGCCTCAGCTGTCTCATAGATTTTCCGAATATGCTAGTACCTTTAAGGCCAGATTGAATCTTCCCAATTATAAGTCAAAACAAGATTTGGCCTATAATAAATGTTCATTAATAATGAGGTTTATTACATTTGAGCTTATAAGACTTGACCTACTTCTGTAATTTGTAATGCATAGAATGAAGTCTAGATCACAAgcagtttgcttgttttttttttatttgttttggtgttttttatttttttatttgaattagaaagattattttacatgtcaatcccagttccctctccctcccctcctcctctaccccctccaactaacaccctacctatcccataccctttctgctccccagggagggtgaggccttccgtagagggtcttcagagtctgtcatatcctttgggatagggcctaggcccacccccttgtgtctaggctcagagagtatccctctatgtggaaggagctcctaaagtccacccctctatgtggaatgggctgtcagagtccattcctatgctaggcataagtactgatccactacaaggggccccatagatttgaCACAGGGTCTACCTGTATATATAGcttaggctggtctggaacttgctactGTAGCtgatgctggcctcaaactttctattCTCCTACTTCAGACTCATGagaactgggatcacaggcatgcagaTGTGAAGCTCTTAATTTCCAGAAGACACATGCTGACTCTTGGACTTTTCTTATTTAATTCCTATGCTCTTTGTTAACCTAGAAAACAAGCTTGATTAAAACACACATAGAGTTCACTTTGATGTCATTGTGTGCTGCAGGCAATGAAAGCTCTTCAGGTTTCAGTGATAGAAATATGAAACCTGGCTTTAGTGAATTAGCCACTTACAGACTTCTGTGCAGTTTAGCACTTAGGTGTACACTGATTTCTAAGATAATTGCATTTGCATTTTATTCTGTTGGATGGTAACACACCCAATTACtgactattttctttttcctccatagCCTATAAAGAGCATTAGCTGCTAGCTGTGTTTCCAGGAAATGGACcctgttttaaacatttaaattagaGTTGAAGAGATCAATTCAGCTTACATACTCACTGCATTTGATAACTTTCTCCCAGTTTCtatccactgtgtgtgtgtgtgtgtgtgtgtgtgtgtgtgtgtgtgtgtaagagaagtTTGCAGAAGGTCATGTCAACCCTCTTAGCAATGCCCTATTTGAAAGCTTGTTACATTTTAATATGAATGATTCTCTTTAAGACAAATCTGAAAGCAAGGATAGTCAGTGTGACatcttagttttttttaatatactcaTGAAAACATTTCACTGAGGTCACAAAATATGTCAGCTTTGTTTTTTAACAGTTTGGGGTTTTTATAGACTGTCTTCTAGTTAAGAAAGATAAATAGTGCCTCTTTGAGAGCTGATTTCTGAAGTTTCTGAAACCATAATTatcagtgtttttatttcatatgatCTTAAGATTACatgtattttaagatatttttgtttatttatctatttgtttgttttgagacaagatctctgtaGTCCATACAGACCTTGAcctcatggtgatcctcctgcctcagcctccctagtgctggaatttccAGGCATTCACCACCACGCCTGGTGGTAACTATTTTAAGAGTGCTTTCTGGTATTGCCAAACATTTTAGAAACTGTAACCAAGGAGAAGAAATTAACttttaattctctgtgtgtgtgtgtgtgtgtgtgtgtgtgtgtgtgtgtgtgtgtgtgtgtacaggccaaggtcagaggacaacttttgagaatcTGTCCACTGTGGGTTCCAGATCATCAGTCTTGTGTGACAAGCCCTTCGACCTGCTGAATAGTCTCAACAACCTGAACATTTATTTTCAAGTGGGTTATAAAAGATATTCAGGTGGAACTTAGACATGACTTTTCAGGCAGGGCATTCAGTGAATGAGTAGATGAACACAAGTAGGTAGGTGGCCAGGTAGTAGGAAAGGGAGCAATACTGGCAGAGCAGTGTATTTGGCAAAAGCAGTTAGAACGTGCCATGCCTCTAGAGCCTCCTTCTGCAAGGAAGCAGGGTGATGAGGGAAAGAATATGGTATGTGAAAACGGAGACTGGAGAACTCTCTTGTTTCAAGAGGCTTCTACAAGTCTCAAACTTAAGGCAAGACCTAACAGAGGCTTCCAGTCATTTGGAAAGATGGTGTTCTTCAggttgggctggcaagatggccccGTGGGTCAAGGTGCCTCCTACAtactaccaagcctgacagcctgagtctATCCCACAGAacacaggaaaaaagagaagTGATTCCTTCACAagtgactcacacacacacatgccgtGGCATACACACCACagccatatacataataaataataaataaatgttcaaaaagaaaaagacaaaccaaggtTATTTTAAATAGACATCAGCCTATGCTTAAAAGCAGTAAAGTAATATGTAAGCTTGGAGCAGGTGCCCTGTACGTCATTCTGTATCCACACACTAGTAAGTTATGTGGTTAGTTTTGTAGACTTTTTCTTTCAGTAAACTGGCAGTTGAatataaaaccaggcatggcccATGACTCAATTATACCTAAGGGCATTGCTCTTCCCTAGACTACGAGATCACAACCCAGGTTAACAGGTTCTTGTTGCATGAAGATCAAGCATGATGCTGGCAAGGGGCAACCTCTTGAGAGCTATTTTGAAAACCATGAAATAGCTGTGACTATCCTATAGCAGTGCTGATCAAATGTTCATACTGTTTGTCTTTCAGCGCCCACTTGGATTTTGCAACCAGAGATAGCAGCAATGGTAAGATTACCAATTTTTcttatgaattttttaaagttagtctTCAATGACATTTAGgatggggatatagctcagtgggagagcacttgtctagcatgcacagcACCCCTATGTTCAACCCCTAGCACTCCTTTCCCACCCCAAAAAAATTTTTTGGTGGACGCATTTTATGATGCTGAGCAAAGGAAAAAGAGTTTGAGTATCACAAATCCAAAACACTCAGAGTCCAAAAGTGTTTGTATACCAACACAACAAGCTCAATAGTTCAGATTTTGGGGTAGTACAGATTATGGATTTCCAGTAAAAATGTATGCAGACATTCCAAACGCCACTGAAATCTGAAACACTTCTGACCCCAGCATTTCACACAAGGGATGCTCAGCCTGTCTGGCAGACAACTAAAAGGGAAAGCGCCACCTCATATGTTATTAGAATTATGTCTGAGATATTGAGGAGCAGAGTAAGCCAGCAGATTAGTAGGAGACAAGAAAAGGAACTAGAGGCTGTTGCGGTCATTGGAATTGGCAAGCCATTTCTAACTTGATCTATTACAGATAGCCAAAATGACAACATCAGgacttttttcttgtcttatatAAAACAACCAGTAAAGTAGAGAGGGCACTGGTTGGGAAGAACGGCATTAGGAATAGGAGGGGTGAAAGACGATAATGGGCGTgaataacaacaaaatacattatgtacaaGTATGAAGATGTCATCATGCAATGGTTATTACATATACTGATAAAAACTCTTACTAGAAATATTAATGAATCAAAGAAggcttttttaaagaaaacaatcttTATTTACATGTGTCGTCAATGTCTTGgcttatttttctgttgtgatatAATACTCAGATAAAAGgaacttaagggagaaaaaaatttgGCTCCCAGTTCAAAagtacagttcatcatggcagtAATATTGCATACACTGTCAGGAGCATGGGGTGACAAATGCATGCTTCTCCATTTATACAGTCTAGAATCCTTGCCAGGAAATGGTGCCACCTACTGGACAGGTCTTCCTGACTCAATTAACACAATCAATATATTCCCCCACAGGCGAATCTGCCTCTCCACTGATTCTAGATCATGTGACCTTATTAACGCTAATCACACTATATAAACCTCCATAACTTTCAGCTATAGTCCTGTGGGTAAATCAGGAAATGTTACATTTGCTCCCTGTTGTGGGTACAGACCTATTTTACACTTCTTATTAAGCTTAGTAGCATCCTTGTGTAAAGTAGGTATTCGGGAGATACTGGTttgggggtttgaatgagaaatgttccctATAGGCTCGTGTaattgaacacttgatccccagttggtggcactgtttggggaggttatgggaaagtgcagccttgctggagaagtGCATCACTTGGAGtgagctttgagagtttatagccttgTCCCCcttccagttcactctctctACTTGAATTTGTGGTTGAAGATATGATCTCTAAGCTTTTTGCTCAGGCTACCATGCCTGCTGCGTGCTGCCATGCCTCCTGGCCTtaatggactctaaccctctgaaatttcAAGCCCCTATTTAATGCTTCCTTCTATAAATTGTCCTTGATCCTGGTATTtgatcacagtaacagaaaagtaactgctaACACTCAGGAAATAGCgcttggttggttagttggttaaACATTTGAAGATTCTCTAAAGGATGAACTGTTTGGTGTCTGTCTTATATGTCCATTCCATAGACATCAAAATGGAGAACTACTGCATCTTGGTATTCCCACCCAGTATATGCAAGATACTGGCGACATTATCATCATGCAATGGCTTGGATGCAAAGCCACCAGAGAGCCTACAAAAAGTCCAGGGATTCATATTTCACTTCCCCATGGTTCTCCCCTTATGGAGTTCTTCCCTGGAGCTCTCTTGATTATGAGGCTGGGCATCCTTGGAACTATCAAGGCCAGCACATGGCCTGGCAGGAGTCTCCCTACAATGTTTCACATCTCAAAAGCTCTGGGCAGCCTCTGTATAGCAACAGTAGAACCCAGACATCCGCAAGAGAATATGAAGCCCcgcaggaagaggaagagatagAGTCAGATTCAGATAACGAAGTAGAGTGTGACCTGAGCAATATGGAAATCACCGAGGAGCTCCGCCAGTACTTTGCAGAGACTGAGAGGCACAGAGAAGAGCGACGTAAGTTCAGGCCTGTTACCTTGTATTCTTTTCACTGCCCTCACGTTTGCATCTCTTCTTCTCTAGCATACCAAGTTATTTCAGAACTTTTCTTTTAGGTAGAGTTAATAATCTAAATCTTGTCCTAAGCCCCCCAAAATTATGGTAATGTTGTACCTCAATTACATtggtctttatttttatataggaCTGTTCATTTGAGTTGCTAATAATACCTCTGCCATTTTATTTGAGCATCCCTCAAACcagatggagagaagagagagagaggatgagagagagagaagaagagagagagagagagagagagagagagagagatgcttgtgTGCCTCTCTATCCACACAGCAGTCCCTCAAGACCTAGAACtcattttgcaaatgagaaaaGTGAAGCTTAAGGAGGTTAATTACACAAATACTCATTTGCTGTTCGGATTCAGTTCTTTCAGACTGCACTCTATCCTGCATCTTCTCTGTGTCATGCTTCTCCCTGGCACTACTAGGTTTCCCAAAACGCTTCTCTGAGGCACAGCTCAGAGCTGTTCCTCTATAGCTCCCTGAGGAGTAGAATCAGTGTGAACCTGAACAGAATAACAAAATGCCTCTCATATACAGCTTCCCTGTTTGGTCCACACTAAAAGTTAGAGCGTTGCAATTAAGGTCTTAGAGCTTTGCACTGTACGTTCCAAAGGCAggaatttttctatttaaaattgcCTGTGTTCACTAGaccatttattattgttataaatGCCCTTGAAAATTTACAGTATTCGGTCTCAATACACCTTGCAGtagggtctcattgtgtattTTACATAGAATTTTcatttggttggttgattggttgggcTTTTGAGCAGTGTTCTATATGGCCCAGGCTAACCTAGAGcttatgatccttctgcctcggcctcctgaatATTGGGAGTAAAGATTTGCACCACTGAAGCCCAGAATTTTCTGGTAAACAGAAACGTAGAAGCTTCAAAGTAGGAAAGtctcatttccattttaaaataccTGTGCCCTCTTAACAATAGATTAGCATCTATTGATCCCTAGGGGCTTTGGATGAAGTACTATTTCCATTAGCATCTGCCTGTGATTCTTTACTAAACCCTTTGTTTTGACCAGTTTTCTTCTGATTAAACTGTTGATTTCTTTGACGCATATTAGAAAGTATATCCAGCagctagaaaaatggctcagtggttaagagcactgactgtttccagaggacccacgtcCCATTGCCAGCACtaacatggtagttcacaactccttgtaaccccagttctagggtatctgaATCCTTGTTCTGACTTTCAGGAGCATAAAACATGcacatggtgtgcagacatacatgcaggcaaaacacccaggaatattcaataaaaataataatgaaaaaagaaagtatattcaaaCAACTCTATGAAAACAATATTTCATGTTTTGCAtagaatacatttcttttttatgtttatttatttattgggggggtGCGGGTCAGAGGACATACTTgccagagttggttctctccttccaccatatgggtcacAGAGATTAAACTCATGTCGTCAGTATTGATATGTACCCTTCCCCACCAGGCCATCTCATGAGGCCCATGGagtacatttctttctttgatcCCTAGAAATAAATTTTAGCTTTTCTAAAACTTCATAGCAAATAATTAGTCTAATTTCAACATATACCACAAATGAAGAGGTAAGGTGCTGGAGCATATTCACATGTACTTGTGAATTACAACATGGGATTTCATAAAATATTACTCCCAAGGAAAGGCATAtcggatgtttttgtttttgtttttgttttttgagacagggtttctctgggtagcctcagctctcctggaacttgttctgtagactaggctggccttgaactcatagagatcctcctgactctccctcccaaatgctgggattaacagtgtgggCTACAACTGCCTGGCTGcatatctgaatttttaaaactttaacatTGCAGAAGTAATCAGCCCACAGGAATCTACTGTGAGTTAGTTCATCATCAGTGAGTTGTTCAATACAGTTGTTCAGCCTGGGGACAGCAAGCATGTTCCTGTCTGTGACTTCTACCCTTCCCAATGAATAACATCTTTAAATAATAAAGCACAAAACTTGAAGTAGGATAAGGAACCCTGGAGGGTTTTATGGAGATGGTTCACCTGATAAAGTACTTGTCTCACAAGCATTAAGACCAGGGTTCATATCCCGGTACTGACACAGAAAACTGGCCAGCTGTGGCATCGACGTGTAagccagtatttgggaggcagaggtttgacctccagagcaagctggctttCTAGGGTGGCCTCTCAGGCAGCCCCATGTTcactaagagaccctgcctcaataaaaaaaaatgtttaaggtaGAGAGCAATCAAGGGAGACATCCAACACCAACTTCAGGCATCTGCaggcactcacatgtacacaaatacTGAAGATatggctgtagctcagtggtatagtgtAGCCTGGCATGTTCATCCCCAGCATAGCACAATGAAAAAACTCCTTTTGTGTATTGGGAACATCTATGTTTTCCATTATGTTATATGTCATCATTTCCTCTTAACATACTTCCTCAAAGCACTACTTATGAGAAAATACACAGTTGTAACATTTTAAAGGTCAGCTGTAGTTTCAGTTATTAGGAAAAGATGTTTAGCATCCAGAAGGGTAATTTTTAGTCATAAATGGACATCAGTTGAAACTGTATGACTATATCCCTGATACTTAGAAGGAACATGAATGAAAGTTAACATCCCCCATAGGAAAGAAAGCCCTCCAAAACAAATATTGCCCCTGTGGTCTTGGTATTGTgccagtcagttctttattagatgTGATTCAAGGGTGGATGTTGGCTCAGAATAAGGACATGTTCTCAGAGAACATGATATTCCTAAGTGAAGTTGAAAGAAAATCCTATTTAAGATGAAGTGTGGAAGAATGTCTGTAGTATACAGTCCACACACAACTACTGACACAAACAAGGGGTAGAGCCAGGTATCCAAGGCAGTGGGAGGGCGACCGTTACCAAGTAGCTGTGGAGAAATGGAGCGTGCTCTGGACTTTGATCAGTACCATCTATTGGGAATGAGAGAAAGGGTAATGTCACTTGGTGCTCAGGCTGCTGTGTTATTTTTGCTAAAGAGCCCATATGTGTTTGTCCATCTCATGGGAAACATGGGCTCCATTATGTTCTGTATACCCCATTCAGGGGGCTTCCACTGTTGTGTTCATAGTGATCAACCCTTTAGTCAGTGCACTGAAAACCTACCACTTTCTCCCCTCAGTCTGTTCTCTAGAAAACTGAGCATATAGCAAGGCTACAAGTCCGATGTTTCCTGAGCTATTCTGGTTCAGGTAATGTGGTTAAGGTATGAAATCATACTGTGCACCATTCCACCGTATGCATTCATCTCATGAGTACAGATGTTCAGAAGAACAAAAAAAGCAACTGTCGAGATGACGGATGTGGAAGGTCAGAAAAAATGGAAGGGGGCTGAGTAAATGCACTTTCCCGGTAAAAGCTAAAATGGTGATTGTCCACTAACTTCAGGGTTACATTTGACGTGGAACAAAGGACACAGAATGGGAAGACCAATCAAATCACTCTGCTTGGCAAGCACCTGTGTTCTGAGTCTGTTGCTGATGAACCAGAAAGCCATTCTTGATATATTCAAGTTTGTACTGTCCCTTGGTTGTGTTATCATCATTAACTCTGGCAACATAGCAGAAAATCTCATCAGAAAGACATGCTAATCCTAGAAAAATGAGGGAAATAACAATCTTTAACACTCATTATAGTAGTGCTTTGTCGCTCAAACTGTTCTGCTCTTAAGCTAATTATCTGTGGAATATTGAATGAGTGTTTTCCTGCTGTGTAAAATTTCCCTAAAGTCCGAATGGCTTCCTGTGATTATTTTTTCCCATTATGGGTTGTAATTCTACATTAGTAATATCTCTTTTTTAAGCCATGTTTAATTATGTGGCAGGGTGGGGAAGGTATAGGAGTGTTAGTACAAttcctatagaggccagaggagccTGGAATTCTTGGCAGTTGTAAGTCCCCtgcatgggtgctagaaaccaaacctggatcttctgcatGAGCAGTCTgacctcttaaccactgagccatctttccaggctctTATAGACTGAGGCAGAAGTATGTCAAAACCATGTACCCTGAACTTAGATGGAATCCagcaatatttttcctttaaaatatattactgaTTGGAGGTGGGGTGTGTTTATTTTAACCCCAAATGAAAATCCTTGTATTCGCTCTGTAGGGTTGCTGCAGCAAATAACAGCAGATATCATGGTCAAATGGCAGAGGTTTATCTTTTCAAATTCAAACTCAAGGTTCCCTCAGGACTGCCTTCATGTAAAGGCTCTAAAGCCTTGCTTCCCGCAGCTTCTGGTATCTCCCAGCATCCCTTCACTTGAAGCAATGTCAGAGGATGTCTGTACCTCTGTGTAttccctgtgtgtctctgtgtccttTTCTGTCTCGTATAAAGTCACTCTCATTTGATTTAGGGTCTGCCCTAATCTAGTATAATCTCATCATTATCTTTAACTGTCTGCAAAAAAACCCTCTTTTCAAGTCAGCTCCCATTTTGATGCTCTGGTGGTAAGGCCCTGGTGCTTAGCTTGCTTCAGCCCTGTGTTGAAGCTGGAATGGATCTGAAGTGCTGTTTTGGTTTGAAGTTAGTAAATCCCCTTGGCCAAATACCCCTAAGTTAGTTAGACTTTTCGTGGCTGTGACAGAATACCTGTCAACCAGGAAGGGAAGATTGATTTTTGGCTCAGAGTTTCAGAAGTTTTAATCCAAGATCAATCGGATGGAATCATGGCAGAACAGGAGGTAGTGGGAGCTTGTGGTGGGAGCAGAGGGAGCTGCCTATGCTGATGGACTTCCTCCTGCTAATCCTTTTATTCTCTCTGGGCCCAGCCACATTCATGACAGACCTTTCTTCCTTGGTTGATCATGTAGaaaaacactcctacacacatGCAGAGGTGTGCTTTACTATATATATCCTGTGTGTCCCTCAGTGTGGTCATATTGTTAATCAAGACTCGATATTACAACCCTATGAGAAAAAATGCTCAGAACCATTGAGTGCTAGCACCGCTTGCAATTTGAAGAGGACCCAATCTGTTACCTGTGCAAGGCAGCTATTCAGTTGTGCCTCTGGTGTGATGTTGATGGTACTCTGCTTCAGTTGGATGATTCACTATCCAGTTGGCTGAGCCCTTACCTTACcttgacaaagaaaatgtggaggGTTAAGGATCCTTCTTTCcttgggagagaggaagagagccaTGAATAATAAACAGACTGAGTAGAGGCCTTCAAGCTCATTGTATCATACAGTTCTTGGTTCTCTAAGTCAGTATATtataaatcagtggttctcaaccttcctaatgctgtgaccctttaatacagttcctcgtgttgtagtGGCctccaaccatacaattattttcgttgctacgtCATAATTGTAGTTTTGCtcctattatgaatcataatgtaaatatctgtgttttcagatggtcttaggtgacccctatgaaagggtcttTTGACCTCAGGGGTCATGGCttacagattg from Cricetulus griseus strain 17A/GY chromosome X, alternate assembly CriGri-PICRH-1.0, whole genome shotgun sequence encodes the following:
- the Gemin8 gene encoding gem-associated protein 8, yielding MTSKWRTTASWYSHPVYARYWRHYHHAMAWMQSHQRAYKKSRDSYFTSPWFSPYGVLPWSSLDYEAGHPWNYQGQHMAWQESPYNVSHLKSSGQPLYSNSRTQTSAREYEAPQEEEEIESDSDNEVECDLSNMEITEELRQYFAETERHREERRRQQQLDAERLDDYVNADHGLYYNHHRSVEPPSEKPGERRQAEMKRLYGDSAPKILAMEAAVQLSFDKYCDKKQPKYWPVIPLKF